aaattaaaattttgaagtGTAGCGATCACAACATATTACTAATATTACATCTGTCACACCACACTGTTTGATGTGCGCATTCGTACAACAAAAAGACCAACTCATTTTTTCTGAGGCTTCCCCGCCCAGAGTGACAATATCTTTAACAATAATATGATCAGCAGAACATTAAATAAGCACTGTAATCACAATTTACTCATTACACCGCCATGGTACATTAACACACTGTTCAACACAACAGTAGCATTACAATGTtcatcacaaagacaaaattaatttgtttttcacaacAATTCTTTAAAGAACATTATTTGGAGCAATTTTCTGTTCATCATTCCTTTGGGTTTGTGAGGCGGGGACTTTTCTTATTGTGACCGGGAATAACTACTGGCAGCAACGAGATGGTTTTAATCCGAGTCACTAAGGCTATGGTCTTGTAACCAGATGCCTCATGAAGAGAAGGAACATCCCCGAAACGAGATgcgaacccaggacatccagtCTTCACCGTGTTGCTGACAGGTGCTAACCTTGAAGCCCCTGGACCACCATGGGGCAGCGGTAGACAACGGACATCTCACTGCACATGCGTAGAAAAcacgggaagaaaaaaaaaatcagactcgTTGCTGGTATCCTAGACATTTTAATACGCAGTACAAATTATAGTCGAGTTTCTTTTTCCCGGTGGGTGAGCGACATGTTGAAAAAACCTCGTGATCCTTTCTAGCTTGTTCATTGGTTGAAGACATGTGAACAGCAGGCCTGGGAGGGCTTATATACAGCTCAGACGCGCACCCTCACACACTGACAGCACTCGAAGAGATCTCGACAACAAAGCTACCCTTGCCAGTCTTTGACCAGCGCCACAACGACTTCATACACCCTGGTAAGTCtcacatcttttgttttctgaattGCTGAGTCAAATTATCTTTGGTGTTGATTAATTTAACAAATGTGTAGTCCTTTTACCGTTCAAACACTGAATATATCTGTAAAAAGAATATATTAGTTGAGAGATAACTGGTAAACGAAACcttaaaatttcaaacaaatatAGTCATATGTCTGATTTTGATTTAACTAAAGAGACGGTGCAAATCGACGCAGTGTTTGTAATATTAGATAAATATAATGAAGTTTTTGCACGAGATTATCCCAGAGAAattgaaaaacagcaaaaagttCCATGTCCTACGAACGAAGTGGACTCTCGGCGAGACcactaaactaaaataatttgctTATACTCTTTATATTTGACATGACCAaattcacaatttaaaaaatagagtTGTGCTGCATGCtcatctccttcttcttcttcctcctcctcctcctcctccacctcatcatcatcatcatcatcatcattaaagtTAATGTCTTCTTTGTGGTGTGCACTGTAAGAATTCCTTTTTCGGTTCCTTATAAATTTTGAAGGTGTTTCCTTTTAAAGACTCTGAGTACAATTTCGCGCTAAGCCTTAGATTCatcttaataattattaaatatacttCATCTCCTACGAAACTGCACCTGCACCTGGTCTCCTGTTCCGGAAACCTACTTTTCAAAGGTCGAAAGCGCAGTCGTCCAGCTTCCGCTTTCGTTTGTGATATATCTGTGATAAATCTGAACTTAAAGCGAAGTTAATCCTACCTGTGGCATAGTAAAAGAACTGAGCTTCCTCGCTCCTTCTGCCATTATTCATGATAAAACAGGAAAGTCAACCAAGCATGACTTCCACAGCCTAGAAGACCACTGACTCAGATCCCACGACCACTCGCAGCAGTCCGAGAACCAACTACAGGTGCatggggtgagggtgagggaggggtggggtgagaaCCTCCCTTTATCTCTGTTGTCTAGCTTTTAGGTCCATCCAAACTTCACACTCGTTAGACAGCACACTAACacctgtgtctgtgttcatGCAGACATCCTGCGTGGTGCGTATGTTCATTTTTATGCTAAAGTACCTGTTAATTCTAGATGATAAATAagtgattttatttcagatatgttaaaaaatatgataaGACACTGCCAAGCTTGCATAGTATTGTTAGCCTTTGCATtaatgtgcatgcgtgcgtgcgcgtgtatgcgtgcatatgtgtgtgtgtgtgtgtgtgtgtgaaatatttcagtgCGCGCCTGTACAGTAATCATGGCAACAAAGGAACTCATTGTCCTTCTTGTTCTCATCGATGTCGCCTGTGGTGCTGTGCCAGACTACGAGTACACGGCCGGCACGGTGAAACCTTTGTTCGACCAGATGTACGACTACGGCGAATTCAAGAAGAAGGAGACTGGAACCAGATACCATCAGTTTCTGGTCGTGCTGGTTGCTTCTATCTCCGAAATCACAAACGTTCCACATGAAGATCTTACAACACAGGACGGGGTACTCCACTTTGAGAATGTGCGCTTCAAGAACAGAGTAAGATTTGTGCTAAACGACAATCAACACGCTATACAGGAATTCAATCCAAACCGTCCTTTGCACGGAGAAATGCAGTGTATTCACACAGGAATACTTGATAAAATGATCACAGAATATAAACGAATAAAAGAAGGACACGAGTTTCCTATTGTCTTGATGTATTCATTGTACATTCCCTGTGCGAATATTCCAGACCTTAGCTACTCTTGCTCAGAAGAGTTAGCAATCTTTGCTTGCCGTCGTAGACAGGACGCACACTTCGTGGTTGCGTATTCTCATATTTACAATCGTACTGATGAAAAGAAGGCGGTTGAGTTTCTGAGCACGGCAAATATACTTGGATTTAGATACCAGCGAAACTCACAGGGGACCTGCGATCTCGTTTCTCCTTATGAAGTCAAATATACTGAACGCCATTTGCTGCTGCAAGAGTTGTTCAAGTGTCTCAACAACACCATTAG
This window of the Pomacea canaliculata isolate SZHN2017 linkage group LG4, ASM307304v1, whole genome shotgun sequence genome carries:
- the LOC112561295 gene encoding uncharacterized protein LOC112561295, whose amino-acid sequence is MATKELIVLLVLIDVACGAVPDYEYTAGTVKPLFDQMYDYGEFKKKETGTRYHQFLVVLVASISEITNVPHEDLTTQDGVLHFENVRFKNRVRFVLNDNQHAIQEFNPNRPLHGEMQCIHTGILDKMITEYKRIKEGHEFPIVLMYSLYIPCANIPDLSYSCSEELAIFACRRRQDAHFVVAYSHIYNRTDEKKAVEFLSTANILGFRYQRNSQGTCDLVSPYEVKYTERHLLLQELFKCLNNTISRSRFPRKPADRTEIIAYYVNSMAYECFGQENGRLRDQNRQRVQSCFHMYANKSIGFESLLSNMETVNKDKQDIAGCITNVFALPNLLPGQPKDPFNPFSDTWSSTADPKLNETFPESPASRRGPRQMCVEPELTLESLCTQKGKQRRGLNIQKRRTPRAAAVVEKKMLAANRKGARKGARKETRKETTKETRKEKC